Genomic segment of Bacillota bacterium:
TGATCTCCTGCCTTATAGCGCAGCCGCTTCTTATGGCCAGCTTGCTGGCCGGGGAGATGCCGGGTAATATTGAGGACGTTTTTGAGCAGGCGGGGCTTTCTTTATTCCCTAATAAGACTGCAGATCTTAAGACCGATTGCTCTTGCCCCGATTGGTCCAACCCTTGCAAACACATTGCCGCTGTCTACTATCTCTTGGGGGAGGAGTTCGACCGCAACCCTTTCCTAATATTTAAACTAAGAGGCCTGGATCGGGATGAGCTCATGACCATGCTACCGGGAGAAGCATCTCAGGGGGATTTACCCCCGGATGGATTAGAGACGGGCCTGATAGCAGAGCATGGATCGGAGTCGGTTCTGCCAGTGGATCCCAAGATATTTTGGGAAGGCAGCCCGCTAGCGGAAGAACCATTAATAACAACTGACGCTGCTTTCGGGTCATTTATGGCTCTGCTTAGGCAAGTGGGGGAGTTTCCTTTCTGGCATGGAGACGAAGCGCTCCTTACTGTGTTGGAACCTGTTTACGAAAGAGTATCCAGAGCCGGCCGGAAGCTCTACACCGGCGAAGAGACGACGAATTAGTTGGCACAACTACAAGAAAGTACATCTTGACAGTTGCTATTCGAAATGAGGTAAAAAAGTGGTATAATAACAGCAATTCACCGGCAGGCACAAAGTCCTGCCTTGATATGGAAGGGCCGTGTTGAGCGTGGTCCTGTTGCTAATCGGTATGGTGTGGATAATGCGCATAAGGGCGGGATGTTAAGTGGCCAGACCGAAAAAAATTCGTTTCGTGGAATTTGTACCACCGGTTCAGGTATTTAAGCCGGTGGGGGTTCCCCGCCGTGATTTAGAAGAAATTGTGTTGTCTTTGGAAGAGCTGGAGGCTATTCGTCTGCGGAACCTGGAAAGTCTAGAACAAGAAGAATGTGCTCAGCGGATGTCGGTTTCTCGACCCACGTTTCAACGGATCTTGAACGATGCGTACGAAAAGGTGGCCCGGATGCTCACGGAAGGATTGGCGCTGAGGGTAGAAGGTGGTACCTATAAATTAGTAGAGCGTCATGAGTGCCCCCGCTGCCGGCATAAGTTTGTACTGCCGTCGGAGTCTGAAGTGGACACTCCCGAAAACATTATTTGTCCTGAATGCCAAAATGAGTCCTCTGACGCACGCGAGAAGATGGGGCGGAGGCGGTGGCGCCACGGCCGAGGTAGACCGCAACCCATGGCCCGGAAAACTCTGGCGGACGACCAAGGGAAAACCGACGATCCGGGAGAATAAAAAGGGTCCAAGGTGAAGTAGAAATCTGATACTAAGGGATAAAGTGATTGCAGTTACAATTACACAAGAAGGATGATGGTGCATGCGAATTCCGGCCCTTAGAATCGGTGATCTAGTGGCTGAATTTCCTCTGGTTCAGGGTGGCATGGGAGTAGGTATCTCCCTGGCCAACTTAGCTGCGGCTGTGGCCAATTGTGGTGGGGTCGGGGTTATTTCCGGGGTAGAGACAGGATTTTACCGGATTGATTATCTTCGCGACAAGCGGCGGGCTAACTTGGAAGCGCTGGTAGAGCAAATTAGGAAAGCGAGAGAACAAAGCCCCGGTGGGGTTCTCGGGGTCAATATCATGGTGGCTATCAATAATTTCGAGGAGACGGTACGCATGGCCATACAGGCCGGTATCGGCATTATTTTTTCTGGGGCCGGTTTGCCGCTGCAATTGCCGGAGCTGGCTCAAGGTTCAAATGTGAAACTGGCTCCTATTGTTTCCTCGGCGCGAGCAGCAGCCCTGATCTGCAAGCACTGGGAGAGGAAACACAGTCGGTTTGCCGATGCCATGGTGGTGGAAGGTCCTAAGGCCGGCGGGCATCTGGGCTTTAGCCAACAGGAGTTAGAGCACCCGGAGGATTATGCCTTAGAGAAACTGGTTCCGGCGGTGGCAGAGGCGGTGAAGCCGTTCGAGGATAAATGTGGACGCCCGATCCCGGTAATTGCCGCCGGCGGAATTTGGACCGGTCAGGATATCGGCCGGATGCTCCGGTTAGGGGCGGCCGGCGTACAAATGGCGACTCGTTTTGTGACTACCCACGAGTGCGATGCTTCCCTGGGGTTCAAACAAGAGTATCTACGGGCCAAGCCAGATGATATTGTGCTGATCAAAAGCCCGGTGGGGATGATCGGCCGGGCGATAAGAAACGCTTTTCTCGACCGGGTCGCGGCCGGGGAATGGAGGCCGATTCGCTGTGCCTATAATTGTCTGAGACCCTGTAAGCCGAAAGAATCGCCCTATTGTATTGCGGCGGCTTTGATCCATGCCCAGCGGGGCGAGCTGGGCCAGGGGTTTGCTTTTGCCGGGGTTAACGCCTGGCGAGCCAACAAGTTACAATCGGTGCGGGAGATTTTTCAGGAACTGAAAGAGCAGCTATTAATGGAGCCGGACTACGTCTAGGCTACAAAGGCAGGGGATTTAGAAGTGAAGATTTCGGCTGACGTTACCCAGCTAGTGGGGAAGACACCTTTGGTCTGGCTGCAGAGGGTTATCCCGGCGGGCGGAGCCCAAGTGGCAGCCAAATTAGAATTCTTTAATCCGCTGGGCAGTGTGAAGGATCGGGCTGCTGTGAATATGCTGGCTGAAGCCGAGCGAAGCGGTCGTTTAGGGCCGGACTCCGTTGTTATTGAGCCCACCAGCGGCAATACCGGTATCGGGTTGGCCTTTGCTTGTGCGGCCCGGGGCCTGCGCTGCGTAGTGGTTATGCCCGATACCATGAGCCGTGAGCGGCAATTGATTCTAAAGGCGCTGGGGGCGGAGGTGGTGCTCACACCGGGGGCCGAAGGTATGAGCGGAGCCA
This window contains:
- a CDS encoding DUF134 domain-containing protein, whose protein sequence is MARPKKIRFVEFVPPVQVFKPVGVPRRDLEEIVLSLEELEAIRLRNLESLEQEECAQRMSVSRPTFQRILNDAYEKVARMLTEGLALRVEGGTYKLVERHECPRCRHKFVLPSESEVDTPENIICPECQNESSDAREKMGRRRWRHGRGRPQPMARKTLADDQGKTDDPGE
- a CDS encoding nitronate monooxygenase, with product MRIPALRIGDLVAEFPLVQGGMGVGISLANLAAAVANCGGVGVISGVETGFYRIDYLRDKRRANLEALVEQIRKAREQSPGGVLGVNIMVAINNFEETVRMAIQAGIGIIFSGAGLPLQLPELAQGSNVKLAPIVSSARAAALICKHWERKHSRFADAMVVEGPKAGGHLGFSQQELEHPEDYALEKLVPAVAEAVKPFEDKCGRPIPVIAAGGIWTGQDIGRMLRLGAAGVQMATRFVTTHECDASLGFKQEYLRAKPDDIVLIKSPVGMIGRAIRNAFLDRVAAGEWRPIRCAYNCLRPCKPKESPYCIAAALIHAQRGELGQGFAFAGVNAWRANKLQSVREIFQELKEQLLMEPDYV